A genomic stretch from Coregonus clupeaformis isolate EN_2021a chromosome 23, ASM2061545v1, whole genome shotgun sequence includes:
- the LOC121536819 gene encoding fidgetin-like isoform X1 produces the protein MITSTSIYGLKMQWTPEHAQWAEQHFDISSTTRSPAHKVEAYRGHLQRTYQYAWANDDISALTASNLLKKYAEKYSGILEGPSERALLCSYSDGTPGLLNGRKSESESWQEGIYPMNCAPDVISVSKAGMTVALPPTDVSASIGSSPRGASSLTDPSYSSSNCGSHTATSLHSGLSSQEYATGYNGSYLHSSYSGQTTSGLPSPLHSAGLLQPPPPPPPPPPTLVPSYNAGSPNLSNYNYPPTGYPTQTAVAPSYSPGGAPPPSAYLPSGIAAPTPLPPSTLPGYTYQSHNHAPIAPTPLNGNSANSLKRKAFYMTGHGDMDSSYGNFNYNQQRSSQSPMYRLPDNSISDLSRGNGFDRNADPSSLAFKHTKQPISSDQQRTFCSQSGRALTPPSYGSTKSSVGGLRSGESFGKFGTPIMSEHSVERRQHLSHSIAGSDIGSATSSSHTAEEQLKNSDANLVDLVTTEILQPGPPVDWNDIAGLELAKAAIKEEILWPILRPDMFSGLATLPRSLLLFGPQGTGRTLLGRCMASQLGAAFLRLSGSALVTKWLGEGEKIVQASFLVARCRQPSVVFISEVDMLLSAQLSEESPVNRIKSELLMQLDSVLTSAEDHVLVVCSTSKPEEIQESLRRYFTKRLLIPLPDNTARHQIVSQLLSQHNYCLSDKEVSLLVQRTEGYSGLDVARLCQEAVVGPLHGIPASDLSAIHPSQMRPVSYQDFDNVFSKFQPSISQKELDTYTEWNKMFGCSQ, from the coding sequence GCCTAAAGATGCAGTGGACCCCAGAGCATGCGCAGTGGGCTGAGCAGCACTTTGACATCTCCTCCACCACTCGCTCCCCTGCACACAAAGTGGAGGCCTATCGGGGGCATCTGCAGCGCACCTACCAGTACGCCTGGGCCAACGACGACATCTCTGCACTCACTGCCTCCAACTTGCTGAAGAAATACGCAGAAAAGTACTCTGGGATTTTAGAGGGTCCGAGTGAACGAGCGCTGCTCTGCTCCTATTCCGATGGCACTCCTGGACTCCTGAATGGACGTAAGTCAGAGAGTGAGTCCTGGCAGGAGGGGATTTACCCAATGAACTGCGCTCCAGATGTTATATCTGTGAGCAAAGCTGGAATGACAGTTGCCCTTCCCCCAACAGATGTGTCGGCCAGCATAGGTAGCTCCCCAAGGGGGGCCAGCAGCCTGACCGATCCCAGCTATTCCAGCAGTAACTGTGGGAGTCACACGGCCACCAGTCTACACTCTGGTCTGTCCTCTCAGGAATACGCTACGGGCTATAATGGCTCCTACCTGCACTCTAGTTACAGCGGGCAGACCACCTCAGGCCTCCCCTCTCCATTGCACAGTGCTGGTCTCCTacaacccccacccccacccccaccacctccCCCTACTCTAGTGCCCAGCTACAACGCGGGGTCTCCCAACCTCTCCAACTACAATTATCCTCCGACAGGGTATCCCACACAGACGGCTGTTGCCCCTAGCTATAGCCCTGGGGGAgccccccctccctctgcctATCTGCCATCCGGCATTGCAGCTCCCACACCCCTACCCCCCTCTACACTCCCTGGCTATACCTACCAGTCCCATAACCATGCACCAATTGCACCAACACCTTTGAATGGCAACTCAGCCAACTCATTGAAAAGAAAAGCTTTCTACATGACGGGGCATGGAGATATGGACTCCAGTTATGGTAATTTCAACTACAACCAGCAACGCTCCTCACAAAGCCCTATGTACAGACTACCAGACAACAGCATCTCAGACTTAAGCAGAGGGAATGGATTTGACAGGAATGCTGATCCGTCATCTTTAGCATTTAAGCACACGAAGCAGCCAATATCCTCAGATCAGCAAAGAACATTTTGCAGTCAGTCTGGCAGAGCACTAACCCCTCCCTCCTATGGATCAACCAAAAGCTCTGTGGGAGGCCTGAGATCGGGCGAGTCCTTTGGAAAGTTTGGAACCCCCATCATGAGTGAGCACAGTGTAGAGCGCAGACAGCACCTCTCCCATTCCATAGCAGGGTCGGACATTGGCAGTGCTACCTCATCCAGCCACACTGCAGAGGAGCAGCTAAAGAACAGCGATGCCAACCTCGTGGACTTGGTCACCACGGAGATCCTTCAGCCTGGTCCCCCAGTAGACTGGAATGACATTGCAGGTCTGGAGCTGGCCAAAGCAGCCATCAAAGAAGAGATTCTGTGGCCCATTTTGAGGCCAGACATGTTCAGTGGACTTGCCACATTACCTCGGAGCCTCCTTCTCTTCGGACCTCAGGGAACAGGCAGAACACTGCTGGGCCGCTGCATGGCCAGCCAGCTGGGGGCTGCCTTCCTGCGGCTCAGTGGCTCAGCCCTGGTGACCAAGTGGCTGGGAGAGGGTGAGAAGATCGTCCAGGCCTCCTTCCTGGTAGCCAGGTGTCGCCAGCCCTCAGTGGTGTTCATCAGTGAGGTGGACATGCTGCTGTCGGCCCAGCTCAGCGAGGAGAGCCCGGTGAATAGGATCAAGAGCGAGCTCCTCATGCAGCTGGACAGTGTGCTGACCTCAGCCGAGGACCACGTCCTGGTGGTGTGCTCCACCAGTAAGCCTGAAGAGATCCAAGAGTCCCTGAGGAGGTACTTCACCAAACGGCTTCTCATCCCCCTACCTGACAACACAGCACGGCACCAGATAGTCAGCCAACTGCTCTCACAGCACAACTATTGCCTCAGTGACAAAGAGGTGTCACTGCTGGTCCAGCGGACGGAGGGCTATTCAGGACTGGATGTGGCCCGGCTGTGCCAGGAGGCAGTAGTAGGACCGCTACATGGCATCCCAGCTTCTGACCTCTCAGCCATCCATCCCAGCCAGATGAGACCAGTCTCCTACCAAGACTTTGACAATGTATTTAGCAAATTCCAGCCCAGCATATCACAAAAAGAACTGGACACATACACCGAATGGAATAAAATGTTTGGTTGCAGTCAATGA
- the LOC121536819 gene encoding fidgetin-like isoform X2 has product MQWTPEHAQWAEQHFDISSTTRSPAHKVEAYRGHLQRTYQYAWANDDISALTASNLLKKYAEKYSGILEGPSERALLCSYSDGTPGLLNGRKSESESWQEGIYPMNCAPDVISVSKAGMTVALPPTDVSASIGSSPRGASSLTDPSYSSSNCGSHTATSLHSGLSSQEYATGYNGSYLHSSYSGQTTSGLPSPLHSAGLLQPPPPPPPPPPTLVPSYNAGSPNLSNYNYPPTGYPTQTAVAPSYSPGGAPPPSAYLPSGIAAPTPLPPSTLPGYTYQSHNHAPIAPTPLNGNSANSLKRKAFYMTGHGDMDSSYGNFNYNQQRSSQSPMYRLPDNSISDLSRGNGFDRNADPSSLAFKHTKQPISSDQQRTFCSQSGRALTPPSYGSTKSSVGGLRSGESFGKFGTPIMSEHSVERRQHLSHSIAGSDIGSATSSSHTAEEQLKNSDANLVDLVTTEILQPGPPVDWNDIAGLELAKAAIKEEILWPILRPDMFSGLATLPRSLLLFGPQGTGRTLLGRCMASQLGAAFLRLSGSALVTKWLGEGEKIVQASFLVARCRQPSVVFISEVDMLLSAQLSEESPVNRIKSELLMQLDSVLTSAEDHVLVVCSTSKPEEIQESLRRYFTKRLLIPLPDNTARHQIVSQLLSQHNYCLSDKEVSLLVQRTEGYSGLDVARLCQEAVVGPLHGIPASDLSAIHPSQMRPVSYQDFDNVFSKFQPSISQKELDTYTEWNKMFGCSQ; this is encoded by the coding sequence ATGCAGTGGACCCCAGAGCATGCGCAGTGGGCTGAGCAGCACTTTGACATCTCCTCCACCACTCGCTCCCCTGCACACAAAGTGGAGGCCTATCGGGGGCATCTGCAGCGCACCTACCAGTACGCCTGGGCCAACGACGACATCTCTGCACTCACTGCCTCCAACTTGCTGAAGAAATACGCAGAAAAGTACTCTGGGATTTTAGAGGGTCCGAGTGAACGAGCGCTGCTCTGCTCCTATTCCGATGGCACTCCTGGACTCCTGAATGGACGTAAGTCAGAGAGTGAGTCCTGGCAGGAGGGGATTTACCCAATGAACTGCGCTCCAGATGTTATATCTGTGAGCAAAGCTGGAATGACAGTTGCCCTTCCCCCAACAGATGTGTCGGCCAGCATAGGTAGCTCCCCAAGGGGGGCCAGCAGCCTGACCGATCCCAGCTATTCCAGCAGTAACTGTGGGAGTCACACGGCCACCAGTCTACACTCTGGTCTGTCCTCTCAGGAATACGCTACGGGCTATAATGGCTCCTACCTGCACTCTAGTTACAGCGGGCAGACCACCTCAGGCCTCCCCTCTCCATTGCACAGTGCTGGTCTCCTacaacccccacccccacccccaccacctccCCCTACTCTAGTGCCCAGCTACAACGCGGGGTCTCCCAACCTCTCCAACTACAATTATCCTCCGACAGGGTATCCCACACAGACGGCTGTTGCCCCTAGCTATAGCCCTGGGGGAgccccccctccctctgcctATCTGCCATCCGGCATTGCAGCTCCCACACCCCTACCCCCCTCTACACTCCCTGGCTATACCTACCAGTCCCATAACCATGCACCAATTGCACCAACACCTTTGAATGGCAACTCAGCCAACTCATTGAAAAGAAAAGCTTTCTACATGACGGGGCATGGAGATATGGACTCCAGTTATGGTAATTTCAACTACAACCAGCAACGCTCCTCACAAAGCCCTATGTACAGACTACCAGACAACAGCATCTCAGACTTAAGCAGAGGGAATGGATTTGACAGGAATGCTGATCCGTCATCTTTAGCATTTAAGCACACGAAGCAGCCAATATCCTCAGATCAGCAAAGAACATTTTGCAGTCAGTCTGGCAGAGCACTAACCCCTCCCTCCTATGGATCAACCAAAAGCTCTGTGGGAGGCCTGAGATCGGGCGAGTCCTTTGGAAAGTTTGGAACCCCCATCATGAGTGAGCACAGTGTAGAGCGCAGACAGCACCTCTCCCATTCCATAGCAGGGTCGGACATTGGCAGTGCTACCTCATCCAGCCACACTGCAGAGGAGCAGCTAAAGAACAGCGATGCCAACCTCGTGGACTTGGTCACCACGGAGATCCTTCAGCCTGGTCCCCCAGTAGACTGGAATGACATTGCAGGTCTGGAGCTGGCCAAAGCAGCCATCAAAGAAGAGATTCTGTGGCCCATTTTGAGGCCAGACATGTTCAGTGGACTTGCCACATTACCTCGGAGCCTCCTTCTCTTCGGACCTCAGGGAACAGGCAGAACACTGCTGGGCCGCTGCATGGCCAGCCAGCTGGGGGCTGCCTTCCTGCGGCTCAGTGGCTCAGCCCTGGTGACCAAGTGGCTGGGAGAGGGTGAGAAGATCGTCCAGGCCTCCTTCCTGGTAGCCAGGTGTCGCCAGCCCTCAGTGGTGTTCATCAGTGAGGTGGACATGCTGCTGTCGGCCCAGCTCAGCGAGGAGAGCCCGGTGAATAGGATCAAGAGCGAGCTCCTCATGCAGCTGGACAGTGTGCTGACCTCAGCCGAGGACCACGTCCTGGTGGTGTGCTCCACCAGTAAGCCTGAAGAGATCCAAGAGTCCCTGAGGAGGTACTTCACCAAACGGCTTCTCATCCCCCTACCTGACAACACAGCACGGCACCAGATAGTCAGCCAACTGCTCTCACAGCACAACTATTGCCTCAGTGACAAAGAGGTGTCACTGCTGGTCCAGCGGACGGAGGGCTATTCAGGACTGGATGTGGCCCGGCTGTGCCAGGAGGCAGTAGTAGGACCGCTACATGGCATCCCAGCTTCTGACCTCTCAGCCATCCATCCCAGCCAGATGAGACCAGTCTCCTACCAAGACTTTGACAATGTATTTAGCAAATTCCAGCCCAGCATATCACAAAAAGAACTGGACACATACACCGAATGGAATAAAATGTTTGGTTGCAGTCAATGA